Part of the Psilocybe cubensis strain MGC-MH-2018 chromosome 11, whole genome shotgun sequence genome is shown below.
CACCCACCAGGATCTGGAACTACGGCTTTGCATCTGGCAGCTTCTCTTGGGAGAGCAGACGTTGTCAACCTTCTGCTGGAACAAGAAAACATAGACGATAGCATACGTGATAACCAAGGAAGGACTTGTAGAGATGTGGCAAGAAACAAAGACGTCATTCGGACAATTGATGGTGTGTTCATACCTGAATCCTGGAATTTGTTCAACAATTTATGTTCTGCGCTCAGATTCTCGATCTCTTCTCAATACAACCTACCGAACGTTGCTGAGGAGCTACATCTTTTCACCAATCAATGATCCGCCAGTACCTGCCCTGATCCAATTTCTGGAATCGCCTAGAATCAAATTTGTGGATCTGTCATACCTTGACAACGATTCGGGGACGTCTCTCTTGCATGAAGCAGCACGACGCAAAGACCTCCGGCTTATCGAGCTAGCTGTCAGAGCCGGCGCAGATGTATTCGTTCGGAATCGGAAGGGCAAAATGGCTTATGAAGGGACTGGTAAAGATGATCGCGTTCGGGTCTTCCTGCGGCAATGTAAGTTACCTTTTACAAGGCAGTGTTGATTGAAACTGATATTTCTTAGTGGCCAATCACGACAAGACCTTAATTCAGAACTCTGCTCCGTTGACGGAACCGCCGGTGTTAAAAGGATATCTGAACAAATACACCAATGTAGCCAAAGGCTATAATACTCGGTGGTTTGTGCTGAGAAATGGGGTGCTTTCATGTTAGTGATGTCATTCAACTTAACCCTTGCCCTGACTAATCTCCCGCCGACATGTACTGTCAGATTACCGACATCAAGATGACGAAACCGTTGCTAGCCGAGGCTCAATATCGATGAAAACTGCGGTGCTTCATATTGCAGAGCGTAATCGATTTGAAGTGCATTCTCTGCCTTCGAAAGGAAGCCACAACTCTATCACACAAAAATGGTATATGAAAGCAAATCATCCCGTGGAAGCACATCGATGGACAGAGGCAATTAACAAGAGCATTGAGTGGTTCAAACAACGGGAAAATGGGATTGATAGCGACGCTTCGTCAATAAACGCTTCGAGACGAAGAAGTACGGATAGTGAACATAGCGGGATAAAATCGACACCATCGATGCAATCACAAAGTCTTTCAAGCCACCTGTGGAGGAAAAGTGCGCCTGGGGGCAGTGGCAGAGACCGCGATTCCATGACAGGGTCAACGTACACGTACATCGACTCCGCGGATGCCAGTCCAAACCTGATGCAAAATGACACAGTAGGACCCTCTGCTGCATCTCATCACACAATCGAGAATGATGGCGGGGAGGAAGAcaacgatgaagaggattcTTCATCTGCAAACTCCGACGAGAAAACACCTCCGCACTCAAACTTTGAGCTTCAAGGTAGCGCCACCTCCACTCAGCTTGAGCTTTGTGCTCAATTAGCCTCGAACCTGTCTTTCACTCGCGATACGCCCCGTCGAGTACTTGAAAGCCATCAAGCACTCCAGGAATCCTTGCGCATAACGCAGAATCTTTTAAACGACTTCTTGCAAATCACTAGGGAAAGGGAGGACTGGTGGGCCAAACagctgaagaaggaaagagcgCGCCAGCATTTCTGGGAAGAAAGTCTTGCTACTGTGGTTAAGGAGGGTGAAACCCTTGAGAGAGAGCTTAGGAACAGAAGCAGGAAACGTGGTAGTCGTGTTTTCGGTCCGAGCGCGATGGGTTCTTTCCACGAGAAGAAGAGACCGACGGCCTTGGGCCTGACCCCGACATCTTCGACACTGTCACAACCTTTAGCTGAAGAGCCACCTTCACCTCAGGCGGACggtcctcctccaccttctgcAATTGTTAATACCCCTAAATATTCTCCGCCGCCTCCACTGCCCATTCCTAGTTTTGCTGTTAGCCCCCCTACCCCTATCGATCCTATACCCCACCCAGTCGCCAAGAAGTCACCAATACGAAGCCCTGAGATTGCTATTGGCAGACATCCATCTCCAATGTCGCTCGATGCAACAGCTATTAATCTTACTCAAGACTCGGTCATCGATGACGAATACGAGCGCGACActgatgacgaagacgaatTCTTTGATGCCATCGAATCCAACAACCTTCCGAACTTGTACATCAACGAGGGCCTGAAGAGTCCGGCAAGCGACATGTCATTCTCACCGACCCAAGCTGCTGAACCATCTCCAGCCGAATTGCTGAGCTTGGCCACTCTCAAGGGTCCATTGCCTCAGGGAACCAATTTGGAACAGTATGCAGGCTACGCCCATCTTCGTAGCAGACTGGCAATTGGCAGTGACCAGCGCCCCAGTACAAGTCTATGGAGTGTTTTGAAGCATAGTATTGGCAAGGATTTAACGAAGATCAGTTTTCCTGTGTTCTTTAACGAGCCGACGAGTATGTTGCAAAGAATGGTGCGTTTGATTCTCTTTTCGTTAACGGGACAGGCATTAACGTGGTTTATTCCGCTTCGATAGGCAGAAGACATGGAATTCTCGGAATGCTGTGAGTAAATTTACAATTCGTTCCTTAGTCCTTACGATTCTGATTCGGGTCAATTCCATTTCAGTGGATGTCGCTGCTCATGAGAGCGATCCTCTTCGGCGCATAGCATTCGTGGCTGCATTTGCGATGTCAAATTATTCTTCTACTATAGGGCGAATTGCGAAGCCTTTCAATCCTATGCTCGTTCGTCGCTTTCTGCTATGACCCAAATACTCATCTGAAATGACCTCATCCTTCCAGAGCGAAACATTTGAATATGTGAGGCTCGATCGGCAGTACCGCTATGTATCGGAGCAAGTCAGCCATCATCCTCCAATTTCAGCATGTTGGGCAGAATCGCCTTCATGGCACTACTACGGAGAAGTATGTATTTTGCAGTCTGTCGTGCTCCGATGTTTACTGATCATGTTTGCTTCTCAGGTTGACGCCCAAAACAAGTTTATGGGGAAATCATTTGAGATCAGGCCCACAGGTGTCGCTCATGCCAACTTGCTATTACCGGAAGACGCTGCCCCCGAATATCCAAGAGCACAAGGCGAGCTCGCCAAAGGGAAGGTTTTGGAACATTACAGTTGGAAGAAGGTTACCACGAACGTATCTGGATTCATATTAGGGTCTCCGACGATCGACCATTATGGAGATATGGTGGTATGTTTTTAGTCTCGATGTTGATCCA
Proteins encoded:
- a CDS encoding Oxysterol-binding protein-like protein 1 (Oxysterol-binding protein homolog 1), which translates into the protein MAEATPHTSNAEIIANVEPLYQVKLLAALRNGDPSVIHPFLAEISKDKRKSVDGDIDTGAAALHLAVRCGSVQTVALLLAHRAISPNGIHPPGSGTTALHLAASLGRADVVNLLLEQENIDDSIRDNQGRTCRDVARNKDVIRTIDDSRSLLNTTYRTLLRSYIFSPINDPPVPALIQFLESPRIKFVDLSYLDNDSGTSLLHEAARRKDLRLIELAVRAGADVFVRNRKGKMAYEGTGKDDRVRVFLRQLANHDKTLIQNSAPLTEPPVLKGYLNKYTNVAKGYNTRWFVLRNGVLSYYRHQDDETVASRGSISMKTAVLHIAERNRFEVHSLPSKGSHNSITQKWYMKANHPVEAHRWTEAINKSIEWFKQRENGIDSDASSINASRRRSTDSEHSGIKSTPSMQSQSLSSHLWRKSAPGGSGRDRDSMTGSTYTYIDSADASPNLMQNDTVGPSAASHHTIENDGGEEDNDEEDSSSANSDEKTPPHSNFELQGSATSTQLELCAQLASNLSFTRDTPRRVLESHQALQESLRITQNLLNDFLQITREREDWWAKQLKKERARQHFWEESLATVVKEGETLERELRNRSRKRGSRVFGPSAMGSFHEKKRPTALGLTPTSSTLSQPLAEEPPSPQADGPPPPSAIVNTPKYSPPPPLPIPSFAVSPPTPIDPIPHPVAKKSPIRSPEIAIGRHPSPMSLDATAINLTQDSVIDDEYERDTDDEDEFFDAIESNNLPNLYINEGLKSPASDMSFSPTQAAEPSPAELLSLATLKGPLPQGTNLEQYAGYAHLRSRLAIGSDQRPSTSLWSVLKHSIGKDLTKISFPVFFNEPTSMLQRMAEDMEFSECLDVAAHESDPLRRIAFVAAFAMSNYSSTIGRIAKPFNPMLSETFEYVRLDRQYRYVSEQVSHHPPISACWAESPSWHYYGEVDAQNKFMGKSFEIRPTGVAHANLLLPEDAAPEYPRAQGELAKGKVLEHYSWKKVTTNVSGFILGSPTIDHYGDMVVTNHRTGDQCILTFKPRGWRGKDAYEISGQVIDHNGQVAYEIAGRWNSQLVAKKVGFGNGQLHPDISMTGPNSPSVAPEYILLWRNSDKPAGSPFNLTPFAITLNDCPQDTLRPFLCPTDCRLRPDQRAFELGKYELANDLKSAQEEKQRSIRRAREEGKLAPHTPRWFTAETDGDTGERVWSPVRTHDHKLEYWEERERVWANGGGATWKGVDPIFIEEPPLISELLKKTAKY